One stretch of Podospora pseudoanserina strain CBS 124.78 chromosome 4, whole genome shotgun sequence DNA includes these proteins:
- a CDS encoding hypothetical protein (MEROPS:MER0001367; COG:S; EggNog:ENOG503NU0A) has translation MKFHRNLPHEEESDKDGDKRMVNKEGRRGRYKGRWRWWRPTLTPNEPFTSSPSPSPQRSSLNPEYSGSSVDILSDGGSSQSEEDYQIKHSLSLIKAPLSPDDYSDSGISLSDSIEPGTKLEPRLAMPYIGAEAEGNRPSWRNIRPASIVQFPRPCVNPDKEFKIRTVHFTVPLEHHKPSGRQINIHAELVYDTHERDRFDSWVPACRASPILVFLCGGPGDKNPHDRSPALNRTLIEKGYVVLYADYRGTGQSSKIDSATVKTYNDTKDFAGAAGYLSLFRQDNIVRDLEAVRLCLEEHLYPFSSTNGNGGDGLKWTLMGQSYGGWVALTYLSFLPGSLAEVYLTAGLAPVTIGSPDEVYEALYSGIRRSNQRYYQRYPEDEVLVREVYNTLLSRGAAYELPDGSKRKLTAQTFLTLGRKFIGGDSGLEAVHDFVGQLHGQLVRNNALVPSQEVLKEFSKLEGFKLHSRPLYGVLHEAIYCNNGDTASEWSAQRVGKRHREYNGWLQGKHAAEGQRLYFSGEMVLPCLMPEEFRYANDLVASKADWEPLYDLNRLKENTVPVRAMAYQDDLAVDFELSKRTVEAVKGCVMVVGKSGWNHGSLRNNTDEVIRMLF, from the coding sequence ATGAAATTCCACAGGAATTTACCACACGAGGAGGAATCAGACAAAGATGGGGACAAGAGGATGGTAAATAAGGAAGGCAGAAGGGGACGTTATAAGGGccgttggaggtggtggaggccgACACTTACACCAAACGAGCCGTTTacatcatcaccttcaccgtcGCCTCAACGGTCCAGTTTGAATCCGGAATACAGCGGTAGCAGCGTCGACATTCTTTCTGATGGCGGCAGCTCCCAGTCCGAAGAGGACTATCAGATAAAGCATTCGCTTTCTCTAATCAAGGCGCCATTGTCCCCTGACGATTATAGTGACTCGGGGATTTCCCTTTCTGACAGCATTGAGCCAGGGACGAAACTTGAACCACGGTTGGCAATGCCCTACATTGGAGCAGAAGCCGAGGGAAATCGCCCGTCATGGAGAAACATCCGACCCGCCTCTATCGTCCAGTTCCCACGCCCCTGTGTGAATCCGGATAAGGAGTTCAAAATCAGGACCGTCCACTTTACCGTCCCGCTTGAGCACCACAAGCCCTCGGGCCGACAAATCAATATTCACGCTGAGCTCGTATACGACACCCACGAGCGGGACAGATTCGACAGCTGGGTCCCCGCGTGTCGTGCCAGTCCTATTTTGGTGTTCCTTTGCGGCGGACCAGGGGATAAGAACCCGCATGATCGATCGCCAGCGTTGAACAGGACGTTGATTGAGAAGGGGTATGTCGTTCTGTACGCCGACTATAGGGGTACAGGGCAGAGTAGCAAGATTGACAGCGCGACTGTCAAGACCTACAATGACACGAAGGATTTTGCTGGGGCGGCCGGTTATTTATCGTTGTTTCGACAAGACAATATTGTGAGGGACCTAGAAGCCGTGAGGTTGTGTCTAGAGGAGCACTTATACCCGTTCTCATCCACGAACGGCAATGGCGGAGATGGATTAAAATGGACCTTGATGGGACAGTCATACGGTGGTTGGGTGGCATTGACCTACCTGTCGTTTCTCCCTGGGTCGCTGGCAGAGGTGTATTTGACGGCCGGACTGGCGCCGGTGACGATTGGGAGTCCGGACGAAGTTTATGAGGCGTTGTATAGCGGGATAAGGAGGTCGAATCAGAGGTACTACCAGCGTTACCCTGAAGATGAGGtcttggtgagggaggtatACAACACCCTTTTGTCGAGGGGGGCAGCGTATGAATTGCCGGATGGATCGAAGAGAAAGCTGACAGCTCAGACGTTTCTGACCTTGGGGAGGAAGTTTATTGGAGGCGACTCTGGACTGGAGGCGGTGCATGACTTTGTGGGCCAGCTGCATGGACAGTTGGTGAGGAATAATGCGCTCGTCCCGTCGCAGGAAGTCTTGAAAGAGTTTTCAAAGCTGGAGGGGTTCAAGCTGCATTCAAGGCCGTTGTACGGGGTCTTGCACGAGGCGATTTATTGCAATAATGGAGATACGGCGTCGGAGTGGTCGGCCCAGAGGGTTGGGAAGAGGCATCGGGAATACAATGGGTGGCTTCAGGGGAAACATGCTGCGGAAGGCCAGAGGCTCTACTTTTCGGGTGAGATGGTGCTCCCCTGTTTGATGCCCGAGGAGTTCAGGTATGCAAATGATTTGGTAGCGAGCAAGGCAGATTGGGAGCCATTGTACGACTTGAACCGGTTGAAGGAGAACACAGTGCCAGTCAGAGCAATGGCGTATCAAGATGATCTGGCTGTTGACTTTGAACTGTCCAAGCGAACGGTGGAAGCTGTCAAGGGATGTGTGATGGTCGTGGGCAAGTCGGGATGGAACCACGGCAGTCTGAGGAACAACACAGATGAGGTGATACGGATGCTGTTTTAG
- the ISU1 gene encoding iron-binding protein (EggNog:ENOG503P2QP; COG:C) encodes MLSRTARAVGGRLLAQSLRPVAIPVARQFAPIVSRPATRQYHEKVIDHYSRPRNVGTLDKKDKSVGEGLVGAPACGDVMRLHIKVDPETQVISDVRFKTFGCGSAIASSSYLTELVRGMTLDQASKVKNTEIAKELCLPPVKLHCSMLAEDAIKSAINNYYKKNPQVKPTNLAGTGATLESVAA; translated from the exons ATGCTTTCCAGAACAGCCCGCGCCGTGGGTGGCCGTCTCCTCGCCCAGTCCCTGCGCCCGGTTGCCATCCCCGTTGCCCGCCAGTTCGCCCCGATTGTTTCGCGCCCTGCGACACGCCAGTACCATGAAAAGGTGATTGACC ACTACTCGCGTCCCCGAAATGTCGGCACATTagacaagaaggacaagtCCGTTGGTGAGGGCTTAGTTGGTGCGCCTGCA TGCGGTGACGTTATGCGTCTGCATATCAAGGTCGATCCCGAGACACAAGTCATCAGTGATGTTCGGTTCAAGACGTTCGGCTGTGGTTCTGCCAT TGCTTCTTCCAGTTACCTTACCGAGCTCGTCCGCGGCATGACCCTCGATCAAGCGTCCAAGGTTAAGAACACGGAGATTGCCAAGGAGCTTTGCCTTCCACCAGTCAAGCTTCACTGCAGCATGCTTGCCGAGGACGCCATCAAGTCTGCTATCAATAACTACTACAAGAAGAACCCGCAAGTAAAGCCAACAAACCTTGCCGGGACAGGCGCCACTCTGGAGTCTGTTGCCGCTTAG